One Glycine soja cultivar W05 chromosome 2, ASM419377v2, whole genome shotgun sequence genomic region harbors:
- the LOC114386534 gene encoding uncharacterized protein LOC114386534 isoform X1, translating to MTMIKNEQLKHGQQEKWFNNFHENLDLNVTAQELEQQPDFRWELLENRYSQYSELSGKIEKHRDSISLEAQQQGNQIPQTKISEACVNDLLILAQSAEIVAQSEDSVAGEHTNNQKNKDLQSDLIDQMSQEHASNINVDVTRTRLTQIRKQARCKYLILDQERDDNSRCKHSQGKTIRLNQIKHQARCKSKNDLAPQMISRAENEQPKGRILRLSQMKHRARSKGNSTVKDGTEKHMDQSLPCNRFKDNKQVLAGQVVKKNIFPVDSSPSVEDVPAHNFRGAIQSSVVRRDIENLKEHQRIARRLRAFKTKKLRQQFRRECKRSVSSAGLHAMGTSLTGLKAANSEAQKEFVPVKRLRLSQLRREARLGNPFPAMQGLPGN from the exons ATGACAATGATTAAAAATGAGCAACTTAAACATGGTCAACAAGAAAAGTGGTTTAATAATTTTCATGAAAATCTTGATCTGAATGTGACTGCTCAAGAGCTGGAGCAGCAGCCTGATTTTCGGTGGGAATTGTTAGAAAACCGCTATAGCCAATACAGTGAACTATCTGGAAAGATTGAGAAGCACAGAGATAGCATTAGTTTGGAGGCCCAACAACAAGGAAATCAGATACCTCAGACAAAGATTTCTGAGGCATGTGTTAATGACTTGTTGATTCTTGCACAATCTGCTGAGATAGTAGCACAATCTGAAGATAGTGTGGCTGGGGAGCAtacaaataaccaaaaaaataaag ACTTACAAAGTGACCTGATCGATCAAATGTCACAAGAGCATGCTAGCAATATCAATGTGGATG TTACCAGAACCCGCTTAACTCAAATTCGGAAGCAAGCTAGATGTAAATATCTTATATTGGATCAAGAGAGGGATGACAATAGCCGCTGCAAACATTCACAAGGAAAAACAATCCGCCTGAACCAAATAAAGCATCAAGCTCGGTGTAAAAGTAAGAATGATTTGGCACCACAAATGATATCTAGGGCTGAAAATGAGCAGCCAAAAGGTAGAATACTTCGATTGAGCCAGATGAAACATCGAGCTCGGTCCAAAGGTAATTCAACAGTGAAAGATGGGACTGAGAAGCATATGGATCAGAGTCTGCCTTGTAACAGATTTAAAG ATAATAAACAAGTTCTTGCAGGGCAAGTTGTGAAGAAAAATATCTTTCCAGTGG ATTCCAGTCCTTCTGTCGAAGATGTGCCTGCACATAACTTTAGAGGAGCCATTCAATCATCTGTTG TAAGGCGGGATATTGAAAATCTTAAGGAACATCAACGTATTGCAAGGCGATTAAGGGCATTCAAGACTAAAAAACTGAGGCAACAGTTCAGGAGAGAGTGTAAAAGAAGTGTTTCCAGTGCGGGACTGCATGCAATGGGGACAAGCCTGACTGGGTTAAAAG CAGCGAACTCAGAAGCACAAAAAGAATTTGTACCTGTGAAAAGATTACGCTTATCTCAATTGAGACGTGAAGCTCGTTTAGGGAATCCCTTTCCTGCTATGCAAGGACTGCCTGGAAATTAG
- the LOC114386524 gene encoding probable apyrase 6 has product MRRSNARTRSAASNLNNNNETMDPIKTKTRSTNLFSRNPKPSQSRSLRSVILISLSLSFLFLVSYYAFSSPMANFRYRIIVDGGSTGTRVHVFKYRSGRSLEFGRDGLKSMRVNPGLSAFAEDPQGAGGSVAELTEFAKRWIPRESWGETEIRLMATAGLRMLDAAAQERILASCRKVLRDSGFKFRDEWASVITGSDEGMYAWVVANYALGTLGGDPLETTGIIELGGASAQVTFVSREVVLPSFSRTVKFANTTYNLYSHSFLHFGLNAAHDSWKEALVLGEFNLASQSLQEGLRIDPCTPTGYSYNVESWKFPPSTESEKKHQSIVQTRGNFSECRSAALTLLQKGKESCSYQHCDIGSTFIPKLQGKFLATENFFYTSKFFGLRSRAYLSKLMSVGQEFCGEDWLRLKKKYVSHDEDDLLRYCFSSAYIVALLHDSLGIALDDERVKVANQVGSIPLDWALGAFILQTAADADIPNLNWIGTIFSDESHTLLSIIGIFIILLTAWSISRWRKPQLKTIYDLEKGRYIITRVGR; this is encoded by the exons ATGCGCCGATCGAATGCCCGCACTCGCAGCGCCGCCTCCaatctcaacaacaacaacgaaacaaTGGATCCGATCAAAACCAAAACCCGCTCCACCAACCTCTTCTCTCGTAACCCTAAGCCCTCGCAATCGAGGTCCCTCCGTTCCGTAATCCTgatctccctctctctctccttcctcttcctcgtttccTACTACGCTTTCTCCTCGCCGATGGCGAATTTCCGGTACCGGATCATCGTCGACGGCGGGAGCACCGGCACGCGCGTGCACGTGTTTAAATACAGGTCGGGGAGATCGCTGGAGTTCGGGAGGGATGGTTTGAAGTCGATGCGCGTGAACCCGGGGCTGTCGGCGTTCGCGGAGGATCCGCAGGGCGCGGGGGGGTCAGTGGCGGAGTTGACGGAATTCGCGAAGCGGTGGATCCCGAGGGAGAGCTGGGGGGAGACGGAGATAAGGCTGATGGCCACGGCGGGGCTGAGGATGCTGGACGCGGCGGCGCAGGAGAGGATTCTGGCGTCGTGCAGGAAGGTGCTGCGTGACTCCGGGTTCAAGTTTAGGGACGAATGGGCTTCTGTTATCACAG GTTCTGATGAAGGAATGTATGCTTGGGTTGTTGCTAATTATGCACTTGGCACTCTTGGAGGTGATCCTTTGGAAACTACTGGGATTATTGAACTTGGTGGTGCTTCTGCTCAG GTAACCTTTGTATCAAGAGAAGTGGTGCTGCCTTCATTCTCGCGAACTGTTAAATTTGCAAATACCACTTACAACCTTTACAGCCACAGCTTTCTTCATTTTGGCCTG AATGCTGCTCACGACTCATGGAAAGAAGCGCTTGTATTGGGAGAATTTAACTTGG CTTCTCAatctcttcaagaagggttgcGGATAGATCCTTGTACTCCTACAGGATACTCTTATAATGTCGAGTCATGGAAGTTCCCTCCTAGCACAGAGAGTGAAAAAAAACATCAGTCCATTGTCCAAACTAGGGGAAACTTTTCAGAGTGCAGATCTGCAGCACTTACGCTGCTACAGAAAGGGAAAG AATCATGTTCCTATCAGCATTGTGACATAGGATCAACTTTCATACCAAAGCTTCAGGGGAAATTTTTGGCCACGGAAAATTTCTTTTACACATCAAAG TTTTTCGGATTGAGGTCAAGGGCCTATCTGTCCAAGTTGATGAGTGTTGGGCAAGAATTCTGTGGAGAGGATTGGTTAAggttgaagaaaaaatatgtcTCCCATGATGAGGACGATTTACTTCGTTATTGTTTCTCTTCAGCATACATTGTTGCTTTGCTTCACGACAGTCTGGGAATTGCTTTGGATGATGAGAG GGTCAAGGTTGCTAATCAGGTGGGAAGTATTCCGCTTGATTGGGCTTTGGGAGCTTTTATTCTGCAAACAGCAGCTGATGCAGATATACCGAACCTTAACTGGATTGGCACCATTTTCAGCGATGAATCACATACCCTCCTCTCAATTATtggaatttttataatattgttaacGGCATGGTCTATATCTAGGTGGAGGAAACCTCAGTTGAAGACAATATACGATCTAGAAAAAGGACGATATATTATCACGCGAGTTGGTAGATAA
- the LOC114386534 gene encoding uncharacterized protein LOC114386534 isoform X3 → MTMIKNEQLKHGQQEKWFNNFHENLDLNVTAQELEQQPDFRWELLENRYSQYSELSGKIEKHRDSISLEAQQQGNQIPQTKISEACVNDLLILAQSAEIVAQSEDSVAGEHTNNQKNKDLQSDLIDQMSQEHASNINVDVTRTRLTQIRKQARCKYLILDQERDDNSRCKHSQGKTIRLNQIKHQARCKSKNDLAPQMISRAENEQPKGRILRLSQMKHRARSKGNSTVKDGTEKHMDQSLPCNRFKDSSPSVEDVPAHNFRGAIQSSVVRRDIENLKEHQRIARRLRAFKTKKLRQQFRRECKRSVSSAGLHAMGTSLTGLKAANSEAQKEFVPVKRLRLSQLRREARLGNPFPAMQGLPGN, encoded by the exons ATGACAATGATTAAAAATGAGCAACTTAAACATGGTCAACAAGAAAAGTGGTTTAATAATTTTCATGAAAATCTTGATCTGAATGTGACTGCTCAAGAGCTGGAGCAGCAGCCTGATTTTCGGTGGGAATTGTTAGAAAACCGCTATAGCCAATACAGTGAACTATCTGGAAAGATTGAGAAGCACAGAGATAGCATTAGTTTGGAGGCCCAACAACAAGGAAATCAGATACCTCAGACAAAGATTTCTGAGGCATGTGTTAATGACTTGTTGATTCTTGCACAATCTGCTGAGATAGTAGCACAATCTGAAGATAGTGTGGCTGGGGAGCAtacaaataaccaaaaaaataaag ACTTACAAAGTGACCTGATCGATCAAATGTCACAAGAGCATGCTAGCAATATCAATGTGGATG TTACCAGAACCCGCTTAACTCAAATTCGGAAGCAAGCTAGATGTAAATATCTTATATTGGATCAAGAGAGGGATGACAATAGCCGCTGCAAACATTCACAAGGAAAAACAATCCGCCTGAACCAAATAAAGCATCAAGCTCGGTGTAAAAGTAAGAATGATTTGGCACCACAAATGATATCTAGGGCTGAAAATGAGCAGCCAAAAGGTAGAATACTTCGATTGAGCCAGATGAAACATCGAGCTCGGTCCAAAGGTAATTCAACAGTGAAAGATGGGACTGAGAAGCATATGGATCAGAGTCTGCCTTGTAACAGATTTAAAG ATTCCAGTCCTTCTGTCGAAGATGTGCCTGCACATAACTTTAGAGGAGCCATTCAATCATCTGTTG TAAGGCGGGATATTGAAAATCTTAAGGAACATCAACGTATTGCAAGGCGATTAAGGGCATTCAAGACTAAAAAACTGAGGCAACAGTTCAGGAGAGAGTGTAAAAGAAGTGTTTCCAGTGCGGGACTGCATGCAATGGGGACAAGCCTGACTGGGTTAAAAG CAGCGAACTCAGAAGCACAAAAAGAATTTGTACCTGTGAAAAGATTACGCTTATCTCAATTGAGACGTGAAGCTCGTTTAGGGAATCCCTTTCCTGCTATGCAAGGACTGCCTGGAAATTAG
- the LOC114386534 gene encoding uncharacterized protein LOC114386534 isoform X2 encodes MTMIKNEQLKHGQQEKWFNNFHENLDLNVTAQELEQQPDFRWELLENRYSQYSELSGKIEKHRDSISLEAQQQGNQIPQTKISEACVNDLLILAQSAEIVAQSEDSVAGEHTNNQKNKDLQSDLIDQMSQEHASNINVDVTRTRLTQIRKQARCKYLILDQERDDNSRCKHSQGKTIRLNQIKHQARCKSKNDLAPQMISRAENEQPKGRILRLSQMKHRARSKGNSTVKDGTEKHMDQSLPCNRFKDNKQVLAGQVVKKNIFPVDSSPSVEDVPAHNFRGAIQSSVVRRDIENLKEHQRIARRLRAFKTKKLRQQFRRECKRSVSSAGLHAMGTSLTGLKANSEAQKEFVPVKRLRLSQLRREARLGNPFPAMQGLPGN; translated from the exons ATGACAATGATTAAAAATGAGCAACTTAAACATGGTCAACAAGAAAAGTGGTTTAATAATTTTCATGAAAATCTTGATCTGAATGTGACTGCTCAAGAGCTGGAGCAGCAGCCTGATTTTCGGTGGGAATTGTTAGAAAACCGCTATAGCCAATACAGTGAACTATCTGGAAAGATTGAGAAGCACAGAGATAGCATTAGTTTGGAGGCCCAACAACAAGGAAATCAGATACCTCAGACAAAGATTTCTGAGGCATGTGTTAATGACTTGTTGATTCTTGCACAATCTGCTGAGATAGTAGCACAATCTGAAGATAGTGTGGCTGGGGAGCAtacaaataaccaaaaaaataaag ACTTACAAAGTGACCTGATCGATCAAATGTCACAAGAGCATGCTAGCAATATCAATGTGGATG TTACCAGAACCCGCTTAACTCAAATTCGGAAGCAAGCTAGATGTAAATATCTTATATTGGATCAAGAGAGGGATGACAATAGCCGCTGCAAACATTCACAAGGAAAAACAATCCGCCTGAACCAAATAAAGCATCAAGCTCGGTGTAAAAGTAAGAATGATTTGGCACCACAAATGATATCTAGGGCTGAAAATGAGCAGCCAAAAGGTAGAATACTTCGATTGAGCCAGATGAAACATCGAGCTCGGTCCAAAGGTAATTCAACAGTGAAAGATGGGACTGAGAAGCATATGGATCAGAGTCTGCCTTGTAACAGATTTAAAG ATAATAAACAAGTTCTTGCAGGGCAAGTTGTGAAGAAAAATATCTTTCCAGTGG ATTCCAGTCCTTCTGTCGAAGATGTGCCTGCACATAACTTTAGAGGAGCCATTCAATCATCTGTTG TAAGGCGGGATATTGAAAATCTTAAGGAACATCAACGTATTGCAAGGCGATTAAGGGCATTCAAGACTAAAAAACTGAGGCAACAGTTCAGGAGAGAGTGTAAAAGAAGTGTTTCCAGTGCGGGACTGCATGCAATGGGGACAAGCCTGACTGGGTTAAAAG CGAACTCAGAAGCACAAAAAGAATTTGTACCTGTGAAAAGATTACGCTTATCTCAATTGAGACGTGAAGCTCGTTTAGGGAATCCCTTTCCTGCTATGCAAGGACTGCCTGGAAATTAG
- the LOC114370842 gene encoding PHD finger protein MALE STERILITY 1 yields MLKVDVVGNKKRKRCGKVFRFKNFGEPGYPVMFNGPFRENVNALLEYANLESNLSMEMPMWSFQLEVHHHPPLHILLFVIEEPIEAALNRHCKHCQYVGWGNHFICNKKYHFVLPSKEALATCTSCEGCCDAVTTINNGKSKLIELQGHMMHGVFHSNGFGHLLCINGLEMGSNLAGNQIMEFWNRLCYGLQARKVSLNDISQKRGMELRLVNGIAYNESWFGHWGYKFGRGCFGVTQSMYHKAIQAIRSMPLYLIIHHIANSNHGIPLIFSRYQTLSDQSLVTLGDLFCYMLDLKSRLPRETCISSYNTNTLAVETNCRWSPKRIEMATRVIVEALKRTKFRWVSRQEVRDAARAYIGDTGLLDFVLKSLGNHVVGNYLVRRSLNPVTKVLEYCLEDISNVHPYDNEGLVMSNKVKDKYKITRAQLMKDMLYLYKYILIDPKPMMGSEFLSAIPLAARIILDTKYFIKDYFGDIPYQVELGSNDKLNLYCTIWLRNNVGSDEYLNKAIMPPHECFTLKRNATINDLKLEVERNFREIYWGLRSFVVESFRNLSVNNETEMVFGLIEVGGKVVLEGWQGDIGINMIEQICESDPNNGIMDCTCGTIEDDGERMVSCDICEIWQHSRCVRIPNDEEIPHIFLCKKCEQEIVLFPSLP; encoded by the exons ATGTTGAAAGTTGACGTAGTTGggaacaaaaaaaggaagaggTGTGGGAAGGTTTTCAGGTTCAAGAATTTTGGTGAACCTGGATACCCTGTTATGTTTAATGGGCCATTTCGTGAGAACGTGAATGCATTACTTGAATATGCAAATTTGGAGAGTAATTTAAGCATGGAAATGCCAATGTGGTCTTTTCAACTTGAAGTTCATCACCACCCACCTTTGCATATCTTGTTGTTTGTGATTGAAGAGCCAATAGAGGCAGCATTGAATCGTCACTGCAAGCATTGTCAATACGTTG GCTGGGGCAATCATTTCATTTGCAATAAGAAGTATCACTTTGTGTTGCCCTCAAAGGAGGCACTGGCTACCTGCACAAGCTGTGAAGGTTGCTGTGATGCAGTTACTACAATTAATAATGGTAAGTCcaaattaattgaattacaGGGTCATATGATGCATGGTGTTTTTCACTCTAATGGATTCGGGCATTTGCTTTGTATCAATGGATTGGAAATGGGTTCGAATTTGGCTGGGAACCAGATCATGGAGTTTTGGAACCGTTTGTGCTACGGATTGCAAGCAAG GAAGGTGAGTTTGAATGACATTTCACAAAAGAGAGGAATGGAACTAAGACTTGTGAATGGAATAGCATACAACGAGTCATGGTTTGGCCATTGGGGTTACAAATTTGGTCGAGGATGCTTTGGTGTAACTCAATCCATGTACCACAAGGCCATACAAGCAATAAGAAGCATGCCATTATACTTAATCATACACCACATTGCCAATTCCAACCATGGCATTCCACTCATATTCTCAAGGTACCAAACACTTTCAGATCAATCCCTAGTGACCCTTGGTGACCTATTTTGTTACATGTTAGACCTTAAATCGCGCCTTCCTCGTGAAACATGCATTAGTTCCTATAACACAAATACCTTAGCAGTCGAGACCAATTGTCGTTGGTCCCCTAAAAGGATTGAGATGGCAACAAGGGTAATTGTTGAGGCCTTGAAAAGAACAAAGTTTAGATGGGTTTCAAGGCAAGAAGTTAGAGATGCTGCTCGTGCATACATTGGTGACACAGGATTGCTAGATTTTGTATTGAAGTCACTAGGGAACCATGTTGTAGGAAACTACTTGGTTCGTCGAAGCTTGAACCCTGTGACCAAAGTCTTGGAATATTGTTTAGAAGACATTTCTAATGTGCACCCTTATGATAATGAAGGCTTGGTTATGAGTAACAAAGTGAAGGACAAGTATAAGATCACAAGGGCTCAACTAATGAAGGACATGCTTTATTTGTATAAGTACATTCTTATAGATCCAAAACCAATGATGGGGTCAGAATTTCTCTCGGCTATACCATTGGCAGCAAGGATAATTCTTGATACCAAGTATTTTATAAAAGATTACTTTGGAGATATTCCTTACCAGGTTGAATTAGGCTCGAATGATAAACTCAACCTTTATTGTACAATTTGGTTGAGAAACAATGTTGGCAGTGATGAGTACTTAAACAAAGCCATTATGCCACCCCATGAATGTTTCACATTGAAAAGAAATGCTACTATCAATGACTTGAAGCTAGAAGTTGAAAGGAATTTTAGAGAAATTTATTGGGGGTTAAGGAGTTTTGTAGTGGAATCATTTCGGAATTTAAGTGTCAATAATGAGACAGAAATGGTTTTTGGTCTAATTGAAGTGGGTGGAAAAGTTGTGCTTGAGGGTTGGCAAGGTGACATAGGAATAAACATGATTGAGCAAATATGTGAAAGTGATCCGAACAATGGTATAATGGATTGCACTTGTGGAACTATAGAAGATGATGGTGAGAGGATGGTCTCGTGTGATATTTGTGAAATTTGGCAACATAGTAGGTGTGTTCGAATTCCAAATGATGAAGAAATtcctcatatttttttatgcaaaaagtGCGAGCAAGAAATTGTCTTGTTTCCTTCGTTGCCATAG